Proteins encoded together in one Triticum dicoccoides isolate Atlit2015 ecotype Zavitan chromosome 7B, WEW_v2.0, whole genome shotgun sequence window:
- the LOC119340034 gene encoding uncharacterized protein LOC119340034 — MAAAMEQSNGGGGVKVKFIETQFVSSDAANFKSVVQRLTGKYSKMPPPASSVHRPRPRPCGRPDQQGRPCVSGSDELMMAAPAKPAAAAFEPLRVEEVNELCDFADLLYAAPSARRHGGSVVNGFPY, encoded by the coding sequence ATGGCGGCGGCCATGGAGCAGAGCAACGGGGGCGGCGGCGTGAAGGTCAAGTTCATCGAGACGCAGTTCGTCAGCTCCGACGCCGCCAACTTCAAGTCCGTCGTGCAGCGGCTCACCGGCAAGTACTCCAAGATGCCGCCGCCGGCGTCCTCGGTACACAGGCCTCGCCCAAGGCCCTGCGGCAGACCCGACCAACAAGGGCGGCCTTGCGTCTCCGGCAGCGACGAGCTGATGATGGCTGCGCCGGCGAAGCCAGCGGCGGCAGCTTTCGAGCCGCTGCGCGTGGAGGAGGTGAACGAGCTCTGCGACTTCGCCGATCTGCTCTACGCCGCCCCAAGCGCGCGGCGCCACGGCGGGAGCGTCGTAAATGGCTTTCCTTACTGA